In a single window of the uncultured Fibrobacter sp. genome:
- a CDS encoding acyl-ACP thioesterase domain-containing protein encodes MMSEITDLKFTVRFSDCDEHGRLKLSRLFQFMEEAAIADAERNGFGLWQMMKAGYTSAITRMKVRINHTPLMGESLSVSTWIKEIYKDKVVLKDYAVIDSQGNALAEGTSSWILVNLKTGYAENPSRSPYPFPVQLEKSALPEMLQVLPMGEDPRLVYTEQARNSDLDVNHHVNHCRYVDWIMDCLDKREIKERGIRSLQLNFVNQVPLGANVNIIRFKDTNHHAVFFGMNADMEKSPTTNRCHFQARVGFRE; translated from the coding sequence ATGATGAGCGAAATCACAGACCTCAAATTCACCGTCCGCTTTTCGGACTGCGACGAACACGGCAGACTCAAGTTGTCGCGCCTTTTCCAGTTCATGGAAGAAGCGGCGATCGCCGATGCCGAAAGAAACGGATTTGGGCTCTGGCAAATGATGAAGGCCGGCTACACCTCCGCCATTACGCGAATGAAAGTCCGCATCAACCACACGCCGCTCATGGGAGAATCGCTAAGCGTCTCGACCTGGATCAAGGAAATCTACAAGGACAAGGTGGTCCTCAAGGACTACGCCGTCATCGATAGCCAGGGAAACGCCCTCGCCGAAGGGACATCTTCATGGATTCTGGTGAACCTGAAAACCGGCTACGCCGAGAACCCTTCCCGAAGCCCCTACCCCTTCCCGGTGCAGCTCGAAAAAAGCGCTCTTCCCGAAATGCTCCAGGTACTGCCCATGGGCGAAGATCCGCGATTAGTTTATACAGAACAAGCGCGCAACAGCGACCTCGACGTGAACCACCACGTGAATCACTGCCGCTACGTGGACTGGATCATGGACTGCCTGGACAAGCGGGAAATCAAGGAACGCGGCATCCGCTCGCTGCAGCTGAATTTCGTAAACCAGGTGCCGCTCGGCGCGAACGTGAACATCATCCGTTTCAAGGACACGAACCACCACGCGGTATTCTTCGGCATGAACGCCGATATGGAAAAGAGCCCCACCACGAACCGCTGCCATTTCCAGGCCCGCGTGGGATTCAGGGAATAA
- a CDS encoding extracellular solute-binding protein: MFKRIYGIAVFVAVLALGGAVPVHAVPELRAMPSGADTLVLWVMDQDMNTGATLQKLMRKYSHQSGIPVKIRFLDWGSAFSELNKVLATEAGSGTDFPDVLQLGSSWVPYFAKAGLIAPVSDLLDVVDTSRFYPEAMKAAHIGHDSVFYAIPWFLDVRGFFANERLWLELGLHDSEIDTYPKFYGVLRAVAEANVVNRHGVPVVPFEFGVKDDWTGYQQMSPFLWNFGGDFVAETETGYRSALADSSTLVGLRHYLKLLRDQDVSPYNLKENSSQSADRFVRSEQLLIFGTTELIRKVEFDNDLGGLMDSPIAKDGLTTVSTPSGPAGSFTFVGGSHLTLPKNANPAKLQRAQDLFLFMLRADNIDFYSRKTGFLPPDKGLIRIWMQDARYGHLVEGLEHHGRSCQNIPEWSEIEMTVNGMVSSIAANLLKNASDVNEVTARLVLNAHQKINRILGYESSEKTSVVNERIRMSLMQPVEEQKYDKGVSVVEDSPRFSLRLIVVLSLGVIAIVLLIVFLIRFRKH; encoded by the coding sequence ATGTTCAAGCGTATTTATGGCATTGCGGTTTTTGTGGCGGTTCTCGCTTTGGGCGGGGCCGTGCCGGTACACGCCGTTCCCGAACTGCGTGCCATGCCGTCTGGTGCCGATACGCTTGTGCTGTGGGTAATGGACCAGGACATGAACACGGGGGCCACGCTGCAGAAACTGATGCGCAAGTACTCGCACCAGAGTGGCATCCCGGTCAAGATCCGTTTCCTCGACTGGGGAAGCGCGTTCAGCGAACTGAACAAGGTGCTTGCGACCGAGGCCGGCTCGGGCACTGATTTTCCCGATGTCCTTCAGCTGGGTTCGAGCTGGGTTCCGTACTTTGCGAAAGCGGGGCTGATTGCCCCTGTGTCTGACTTGTTGGACGTCGTGGATACGAGCCGCTTCTATCCGGAAGCGATGAAGGCCGCCCATATAGGCCACGACTCTGTTTTCTATGCGATTCCCTGGTTCCTGGATGTCCGTGGGTTCTTTGCAAACGAGCGCCTATGGCTGGAACTCGGACTGCATGACAGCGAAATTGATACCTATCCTAAATTTTATGGGGTTCTGCGGGCCGTTGCCGAAGCGAACGTCGTGAATCGTCATGGAGTTCCTGTCGTTCCCTTTGAATTTGGCGTCAAGGACGACTGGACCGGCTATCAGCAGATGTCCCCGTTCCTCTGGAATTTTGGTGGCGACTTTGTGGCTGAAACGGAAACTGGCTACCGGAGCGCCTTGGCCGATTCTTCGACCCTGGTCGGGCTTCGCCATTACCTGAAACTTTTGCGCGATCAGGACGTTTCTCCTTACAACCTCAAGGAAAATTCCAGCCAGAGTGCGGACCGGTTCGTGCGCTCAGAACAGCTGCTGATTTTTGGAACGACGGAACTGATCCGTAAGGTGGAGTTCGATAATGACCTCGGTGGTCTTATGGATAGCCCGATTGCAAAAGACGGGCTCACGACGGTAAGTACGCCTAGCGGTCCTGCAGGGAGCTTTACGTTCGTGGGCGGTAGCCACCTCACGCTTCCGAAAAATGCTAATCCGGCGAAGTTGCAACGCGCACAGGACCTGTTCCTGTTTATGCTCCGTGCCGACAATATCGACTTCTATTCCAGAAAGACCGGCTTTTTGCCGCCGGATAAGGGGCTTATCCGTATCTGGATGCAGGACGCCCGCTACGGTCACCTGGTCGAGGGGCTTGAACATCATGGCCGTAGCTGTCAGAACATTCCCGAGTGGAGTGAAATCGAAATGACGGTGAACGGTATGGTGAGCTCGATTGCGGCGAATTTGTTGAAAAATGCATCTGACGTGAACGAGGTGACGGCGCGCTTGGTGCTTAATGCGCATCAGAAAATCAATCGCATCCTGGGGTATGAAAGTAGCGAAAAGACCTCCGTGGTGAATGAACGCATTCGCATGTCCTTGATGCAACCTGTCGAAGAACAAAAATACGACAAGGGCGTCAGCGTCGTCGAGGATTCCCCCCGGTTCAGCCTTCGCCTGATTGTGGTGCTTTCGCTCGGTGTCATTGCGATTGTTCTGTTGATCGTTTTTCTGATACGTTTCCGCAAGCATTAG
- a CDS encoding Fic family protein has protein sequence MIPSKPLFIHQYPDWTQFRYNAQSVMEALGQTRLQEGRLIGIADLADDRQTETQMLAQDIVASYALDGYMLNLETVIDEIEKRNSAEGEIRNWIGALQNARLPLTEERLFAWHAAIGQNKVKSFRTKENSVETFTGVGAERIPLEMGRFLKWFECSSQDGAIKAAIAHFWFLTIRPFEDGNGRIARALSTMLLARSENTSRSLFTLNLEIFEHREEYLAILARTQSGNGDLTEWILWFLRTLRNAIEKRERDLEDTFKKMRFIQKNQQKDLKGRERKIVEAVWNKDLPDIFSVKEIASLTGTSHDSALRDIQNLIKKGIVRAESKGGRSQKYSLV, from the coding sequence ATGATACCCTCCAAGCCGCTTTTTATTCACCAATACCCCGACTGGACCCAATTTCGCTACAATGCACAAAGCGTAATGGAAGCCCTGGGCCAAACGCGCCTGCAAGAAGGGCGGCTAATCGGTATCGCAGACCTTGCAGATGACCGCCAGACGGAAACGCAGATGCTCGCCCAGGACATCGTCGCAAGCTACGCCCTGGACGGCTACATGCTCAACCTGGAAACGGTCATCGACGAAATCGAAAAAAGGAACAGCGCCGAAGGCGAAATCCGCAACTGGATAGGCGCGCTTCAAAACGCCCGACTCCCCCTTACCGAAGAAAGGCTGTTCGCATGGCATGCCGCCATCGGTCAGAACAAGGTAAAAAGTTTCAGGACAAAGGAAAATTCAGTGGAAACCTTTACCGGGGTCGGCGCCGAAAGAATTCCGCTTGAAATGGGACGGTTCCTGAAATGGTTCGAATGTTCCAGCCAGGATGGGGCAATCAAGGCCGCCATAGCGCACTTCTGGTTCTTGACTATCCGCCCCTTTGAAGACGGCAACGGCCGCATTGCAAGGGCCCTTTCGACAATGCTCCTTGCACGAAGCGAAAACACGAGCCGCTCGCTATTCACGCTTAACCTAGAAATTTTCGAACACCGCGAAGAATATCTTGCAATTCTCGCCCGGACCCAATCGGGAAACGGCGACCTTACCGAATGGATTCTGTGGTTCCTAAGAACCTTGCGGAACGCCATCGAAAAACGCGAAAGGGATCTTGAAGACACCTTCAAGAAAATGAGGTTCATACAAAAGAATCAGCAGAAGGACCTCAAAGGTCGCGAACGGAAAATCGTAGAGGCCGTCTGGAATAAAGACCTTCCCGACATATTCTCGGTAAAGGAAATCGCAAGCCTTACCGGTACTAGCCACGATTCCGCGCTCCGAGACATCCAGAACCTGATCAAAAAAGGCATCGTCCGCGCCGAAAGCAAGGGCGGTAGAAGCCAGAAATATTCGCTGGTCTAA
- a CDS encoding MBL fold metallo-hydrolase, translating into MTFLDVGQGLAVLLECDGRYALYDTGPDSAGLVDTLAARGVDSLSWVLVSHGHRDHAGGFMEMGSALAAHRLWVGRLFVGPDTAAGVVPDSILRIARQFKIPVDTLVRGDTVWLADGVVLESLWPVGYGRFGENRASVVLKVAVTGEGRTPFSVGDAVEGNGISERPSLLLTGDLDSVGENRLLELSPSLSANLLQVAHHGSAGSNTLRFLSQVSPQYAAIGVGKNNRYGHPKADVLQKLYYVIGDSAAVFRTDLHGSFSFEMRPGIGVVLP; encoded by the coding sequence GTGACTTTTTTGGATGTGGGGCAGGGGCTTGCCGTGTTGCTGGAATGCGATGGTCGCTACGCCCTGTACGACACCGGGCCGGATTCTGCGGGGTTGGTGGACACGCTTGCGGCCCGTGGCGTGGATTCGCTTTCCTGGGTGCTGGTGAGTCATGGGCATAGGGACCATGCGGGTGGTTTCATGGAAATGGGTTCAGCGCTTGCGGCGCATCGCCTATGGGTGGGGCGCCTGTTTGTGGGGCCGGACACGGCGGCGGGGGTGGTACCCGACAGTATTCTGCGTATAGCCCGGCAGTTTAAAATTCCGGTTGATACGCTTGTCCGAGGCGATACGGTGTGGCTTGCGGACGGGGTAGTGCTAGAAAGCCTCTGGCCTGTCGGCTATGGTCGCTTTGGCGAGAATCGGGCGAGCGTGGTGCTGAAGGTTGCTGTTACTGGTGAGGGGCGCACCCCTTTTTCGGTGGGTGATGCGGTTGAAGGGAACGGTATTTCGGAACGGCCTTCGCTCCTGCTGACTGGCGATTTGGATTCCGTGGGAGAAAATCGGCTGCTGGAACTTTCGCCGAGTCTGTCGGCGAATCTGCTGCAGGTGGCGCACCACGGTTCGGCGGGGAGCAATACGCTCCGCTTCCTTTCGCAGGTGTCGCCGCAGTATGCGGCAATCGGCGTCGGAAAAAACAACCGCTACGGTCACCCGAAAGCAGATGTCTTGCAGAAGCTCTACTATGTGATAGGCGATTCCGCCGCGGTATTCCGCACCGACCTGCACGGGAGTTTCTCGTTTGAAATGCGGCCTGGAATCGGGGTGGTCCTTCCCTAA
- a CDS encoding 50S ribosomal protein L11 methyltransferase, whose protein sequence is MQKIDTWYKAEGYCPAEEFEIASYLLFEAGVATLEELDPKEEGRTDFCFYTGDKAERDRIVNEFPQYHFTLSDEPAKDWDKWWRDRAQPVSVSPHLWVRPPWVEFTPDDPKAVVLELEAKTAFGTGEHDTTSSCATLMESVDFNGKTVLDIGTGTGILAMYARRLGAKLAVGTEIDPLTIPCIAENFERNGFKESDCILGFLDAFKDGAKFDVILCNMIRSELWPLRDDIEDLLAAGGELIISGQLLTEKDYILKWFEEAGFKVKEERISTEWWSVLARS, encoded by the coding sequence ATGCAAAAAATCGATACATGGTACAAGGCCGAGGGCTACTGCCCCGCCGAAGAATTTGAAATCGCGAGCTACCTGCTTTTCGAGGCAGGTGTGGCTACGCTCGAAGAATTGGATCCGAAAGAAGAGGGCCGCACGGACTTCTGTTTCTATACCGGTGACAAGGCCGAACGAGACCGTATCGTAAATGAATTTCCGCAGTACCATTTTACGCTGAGTGACGAACCCGCTAAGGATTGGGACAAGTGGTGGCGTGACCGTGCCCAGCCCGTGTCTGTTTCTCCGCATCTGTGGGTGCGCCCGCCCTGGGTGGAATTTACTCCCGACGACCCGAAGGCCGTGGTGCTTGAACTCGAGGCGAAAACTGCTTTCGGTACTGGCGAACACGATACCACTAGCAGCTGCGCCACCCTTATGGAATCGGTCGATTTCAACGGCAAGACGGTGCTCGACATTGGAACGGGAACGGGAATTCTCGCGATGTACGCCCGCCGCTTGGGTGCAAAGCTCGCTGTCGGTACTGAAATTGACCCGCTCACCATCCCCTGCATTGCCGAAAACTTTGAACGCAACGGCTTTAAGGAAAGCGACTGCATCCTCGGATTCCTGGATGCGTTTAAGGATGGCGCGAAGTTCGATGTCATTCTCTGCAACATGATCCGCAGCGAACTCTGGCCGCTTCGCGACGACATCGAAGACCTGCTTGCCGCCGGCGGTGAACTGATTATCTCGGGACAGCTTCTCACCGAAAAGGATTATATCCTCAAGTGGTTCGAAGAAGCCGGCTTCAAAGTCAAAGAAGAACGAATTAGCACAGAGTGGTGGAGTGTGCTCGCGCGCTCCTAA
- the dxr gene encoding 1-deoxy-D-xylulose-5-phosphate reductoisomerase yields the protein MKNVVLLGATGSIGTSSVDVIHQHSDIFNLYAVAANSSVAKVAEIVRKYKVERVCMFNEAAAKELEKELGMKVLAGMEGLCELAADPKADIIINSLMGAVGCLPTITAIEHGKHVALANKETMVMAGPVIWDKLAENPKSFITPIDSEHSAIFQCLEGGKREHEVEFLEITASGGPFREWPIEKFENITVADALNHPVWSMGKKITIDSASMMNKGLEVLEAHFLFHIPYDQIKVVVHPQSMVHSLVQFRDGSLMAQLGAPDMRIPIQVALTWPDRLQLDTKRIDLPTLAKLTFFEPDFNKFRCLALAFEAGRRGGIVPSMMNAANEVLVDAFLKGNLKFTDIPRHVETIMAGAPNVTGHLTLDQVLEADAEARRLTLDLIK from the coding sequence ATGAAAAACGTAGTTCTTCTCGGTGCGACCGGTTCTATCGGTACTTCTAGCGTCGATGTCATTCACCAGCATTCCGACATCTTCAATCTTTATGCCGTTGCGGCAAACAGCAGCGTGGCGAAGGTTGCCGAAATCGTGCGCAAGTACAAGGTGGAACGCGTGTGCATGTTCAACGAGGCTGCCGCCAAGGAACTCGAAAAGGAACTCGGCATGAAGGTGCTCGCCGGCATGGAAGGCCTGTGCGAACTTGCTGCCGACCCGAAGGCTGACATCATCATCAACTCGTTGATGGGCGCCGTGGGTTGCCTCCCGACCATTACCGCTATCGAACACGGCAAGCATGTGGCTCTCGCCAACAAAGAAACCATGGTCATGGCAGGCCCTGTGATTTGGGACAAGCTTGCTGAAAATCCGAAGTCCTTCATTACGCCGATTGATTCCGAACACAGCGCTATTTTCCAGTGCCTCGAAGGCGGCAAGCGCGAACACGAAGTCGAATTCCTCGAAATTACGGCATCGGGCGGCCCCTTCCGTGAATGGCCGATTGAAAAGTTTGAAAACATCACCGTGGCCGACGCCCTAAATCACCCGGTGTGGAGCATGGGCAAGAAGATTACCATCGACTCCGCCTCTATGATGAACAAGGGCCTCGAAGTTCTCGAAGCTCATTTCCTGTTCCACATTCCGTACGACCAGATCAAGGTGGTGGTTCACCCGCAGTCCATGGTACATTCGCTGGTGCAGTTCCGCGACGGCTCCCTGATGGCGCAGCTTGGTGCTCCTGACATGCGCATCCCGATTCAGGTGGCGCTCACGTGGCCCGATCGCCTGCAGCTCGATACCAAGCGTATCGACCTGCCGACGCTCGCGAAACTGACCTTCTTCGAACCGGACTTCAACAAGTTCCGCTGCCTCGCCCTTGCGTTCGAGGCGGGCCGCCGTGGCGGTATCGTTCCTTCGATGATGAATGCTGCGAACGAAGTGCTCGTGGATGCGTTCCTCAAGGGTAACCTCAAGTTCACCGACATCCCGCGCCATGTGGAAACCATTATGGCCGGTGCCCCGAACGTGACCGGTCACCTGACGCTCGACCAGGTGCTTGAAGCCGACGCCGAGGCTCGCCGCCTGACGCTCGACCTGATTAAGTAA
- the dacB gene encoding D-alanyl-D-alanine carboxypeptidase/D-alanyl-D-alanine-endopeptidase, which produces MRKLICLICLFSAFCFAGFQLDSFQVYVDSVVPGSRYGLSIRSVKTGAEWGNIRGKEKFTPASTLKTLTTATAIHYLPLDYAPKTEVSLSGSLRHTRFVGTIHVRGGGDPNFSGRYYADPFYMLYAMADSIHALGIDSVSGMIRLDSSYYKGPWRAEHWRKNFYDAWYGAEIAPLGFNDNCTMIRFKPGEKVGDTARAEILPDVGYVVLKNEMLTVPGKKRKWTWALDSAKPEITIGGAIGINVDSSQLVLPVRNPIAYFKAAFVYALKERGIAFIEQENVPQGIQIKSFTYSAAPFLSFLDEINQRSQNMHAETLFRNLGAQKMGEGSVEGGRAAEMKFLREIGIDTADFEIWDGCGLSPKNKVKPSTETALLAKMARHPKGKYYINSFAGPGLGTGGKRMLDLPYPWLTRFKTGFIGEVHGLVGYIYTLDGDTLAVAMYLNETGRNPDATLKDVLDTLWTRLVYKTNDHYASLMKMKRMWLSAQNVAGLTARLEYFSRIMKGTPYKLGPMGESYLDSIENKPLVYMDSVDCVTYLEHALAMAISPNENEIFNTLQKIRYRGGNIGYVNRKHYLLADWVGEGTFARPMKIQGDTVVFRTMPKQSFFKAKKIKYESPDAPMELRYLPYDRAVEMASRPYEGPLMVTGVAFVANMDNLDATHTGFVVFRNGEKPLLRHAAYKKQVLELPLVDYLKSRSKAKLPGITLFEFLKP; this is translated from the coding sequence ATGCGTAAACTGATTTGCTTAATTTGTCTATTCTCGGCATTTTGCTTTGCCGGCTTTCAACTGGATTCTTTTCAGGTTTACGTTGATTCGGTTGTTCCGGGTTCGCGCTACGGCCTGTCGATTCGTTCGGTGAAAACGGGCGCCGAGTGGGGGAATATCCGCGGCAAGGAAAAGTTCACGCCTGCAAGTACTTTGAAAACCTTGACGACGGCGACCGCAATTCATTACCTGCCGCTTGATTATGCGCCCAAGACGGAGGTGTCCTTAAGCGGAAGCTTGCGTCATACCAGGTTTGTCGGAACTATCCATGTTCGTGGCGGCGGTGATCCGAATTTTTCGGGCCGTTACTACGCCGATCCGTTTTACATGTTGTATGCGATGGCGGATTCCATTCATGCTTTGGGAATCGACTCCGTATCGGGAATGATCCGCCTGGATTCGAGCTACTACAAGGGCCCGTGGCGTGCCGAACATTGGCGCAAGAATTTTTATGACGCATGGTACGGTGCCGAAATTGCGCCTCTCGGATTCAACGACAATTGCACCATGATCCGTTTTAAGCCGGGCGAGAAAGTGGGCGATACCGCTCGTGCAGAGATTCTTCCCGATGTGGGCTATGTCGTCTTGAAAAATGAAATGTTGACGGTCCCCGGAAAAAAACGCAAGTGGACGTGGGCTCTCGATTCGGCAAAACCCGAAATTACGATAGGCGGGGCGATTGGAATCAATGTGGATTCTAGCCAGTTGGTGCTCCCCGTGCGAAATCCGATTGCCTATTTCAAGGCGGCCTTCGTCTATGCGCTCAAGGAACGCGGCATTGCCTTTATCGAACAGGAAAATGTTCCGCAGGGAATACAGATAAAGTCGTTCACGTATTCGGCGGCGCCTTTCCTGAGCTTCCTTGACGAAATCAATCAGCGCAGTCAGAATATGCATGCCGAAACACTTTTCCGTAACCTGGGCGCGCAAAAGATGGGCGAGGGAAGTGTCGAAGGGGGCCGTGCAGCAGAGATGAAATTCCTGCGCGAAATCGGAATCGATACGGCGGATTTCGAAATCTGGGACGGTTGCGGCCTTTCTCCCAAGAACAAGGTGAAACCCTCGACCGAAACGGCGCTGCTTGCAAAGATGGCGCGTCACCCCAAGGGAAAGTATTATATCAACAGCTTTGCCGGTCCTGGCCTCGGTACGGGTGGCAAGCGCATGCTCGATTTGCCGTACCCCTGGCTTACGCGTTTCAAGACGGGCTTTATCGGTGAAGTTCACGGGCTGGTGGGCTACATCTATACGCTCGATGGCGATACGCTTGCCGTTGCCATGTATCTGAACGAAACGGGGAGAAACCCGGATGCAACACTCAAGGATGTCCTGGACACCTTGTGGACGCGTCTAGTTTATAAGACGAACGACCATTACGCATCGCTCATGAAAATGAAGCGGATGTGGCTTTCGGCGCAGAACGTGGCGGGGCTTACCGCAAGGCTTGAATATTTTTCGAGAATCATGAAGGGAACGCCCTACAAGCTTGGCCCCATGGGCGAAAGCTACCTCGACTCGATTGAAAATAAGCCGCTTGTCTATATGGACTCGGTCGATTGCGTGACGTACCTGGAACACGCCCTTGCCATGGCGATTTCCCCGAACGAAAACGAAATTTTCAACACGTTGCAGAAAATCCGCTACAGGGGTGGAAACATTGGCTACGTGAACCGCAAGCATTATCTGCTCGCCGACTGGGTGGGCGAAGGAACGTTTGCCCGCCCCATGAAAATCCAGGGGGATACGGTTGTTTTCCGCACGATGCCGAAACAGTCGTTCTTCAAGGCGAAAAAGATTAAGTACGAATCTCCCGATGCTCCGATGGAGTTGCGCTACCTGCCCTATGACCGTGCCGTGGAGATGGCGTCTAGGCCTTACGAGGGGCCCCTCATGGTAACGGGTGTCGCCTTTGTCGCGAATATGGACAACCTCGACGCGACCCACACGGGCTTTGTCGTGTTCCGTAACGGGGAAAAACCGCTACTTCGCCATGCCGCATACAAGAAACAGGTGCTGGAACTTCCTCTTGTCGATTACCTGAAAAGTCGTAGCAAGGCAAAACTTCCGGGAATTACCTTGTTCGAATTCCTGAAACCGTAA
- the aroA gene encoding 3-phosphoshikimate 1-carboxyvinyltransferase, which yields MDTPFFRPSHIQIPALTSYNGELRVPGSKSITNRVLLVSALAEGTTRLHNLLKSDDTRYMGEALKALGIKADMSEDFTEAVIEGNAGPIDAPSMLIEDDQYVAGLYLGNAGTAMRSLCAALALGRGVFHLSGEERMKERPIRDLVDALRALGADIDYMETEGFPPVCINAHGLKGGSVSVRGNISSQYLTALLICAPYAETPLHIHVEGELISAPYILLTLDVMKHFGIEVKHADLVDFYVPKGVYKSPGDYMVEGDASSASYPLAAAAIAGGKVRVLGVGTECRQGDIAFVDVLKRMGANITMGPDWTECSGTGGKLKSLGEFNAVEIPDAAMTVAVLALFADAPMTISGIASWRVKETDRIAAMAAELRKVGADVRETTDSITVTPPEKLQPATIETYNDHRMAMCFSLIALGGVPVKIMDPACINKTYPKYFEDFLKIAR from the coding sequence ATGGATACACCTTTTTTTCGCCCCAGTCATATTCAGATTCCTGCTTTGACGTCTTATAACGGTGAACTTCGCGTCCCTGGTTCCAAGAGCATCACGAATCGTGTGCTTCTGGTTTCTGCACTTGCCGAAGGTACCACCCGTCTGCATAACTTGTTGAAGAGCGACGATACCCGCTATATGGGCGAAGCGCTCAAGGCGCTTGGCATCAAGGCGGATATGTCCGAGGACTTTACCGAGGCCGTCATCGAAGGTAATGCGGGGCCGATTGACGCTCCGTCGATGTTGATTGAAGATGACCAATATGTGGCGGGCCTTTACCTGGGTAATGCGGGTACGGCCATGCGCTCCCTGTGTGCGGCCCTTGCTCTTGGTCGTGGAGTATTCCACCTGAGCGGCGAAGAACGCATGAAGGAACGCCCCATTCGCGACCTGGTCGATGCGCTCCGGGCGCTCGGTGCCGATATCGACTACATGGAAACGGAAGGCTTCCCGCCGGTGTGCATTAACGCTCACGGACTCAAGGGTGGTTCCGTTTCGGTTCGCGGAAACATTTCAAGCCAGTACCTTACGGCGCTCCTGATTTGCGCTCCTTACGCCGAAACTCCGCTGCATATCCATGTCGAGGGCGAACTGATTTCTGCGCCCTATATCCTTTTGACGCTTGATGTCATGAAGCATTTTGGCATCGAGGTGAAGCATGCGGATTTGGTCGACTTTTATGTACCCAAGGGAGTCTACAAGTCCCCGGGCGACTACATGGTCGAAGGCGACGCAAGCTCCGCGAGCTATCCGCTGGCGGCCGCTGCCATTGCGGGCGGCAAGGTGCGTGTGTTGGGTGTCGGTACGGAATGCCGTCAGGGCGATATTGCCTTTGTCGATGTCCTCAAGAGAATGGGGGCAAACATCACTATGGGGCCCGACTGGACGGAGTGCTCGGGAACGGGCGGCAAGCTCAAGAGCCTTGGCGAATTCAATGCCGTCGAAATCCCCGATGCGGCGATGACGGTTGCGGTCCTTGCATTGTTTGCCGATGCCCCGATGACAATCAGCGGCATTGCGAGCTGGCGTGTCAAGGAAACGGACCGCATTGCGGCCATGGCGGCAGAACTCCGCAAGGTGGGCGCCGATGTCCGCGAGACGACGGATTCCATCACGGTGACGCCTCCGGAAAAACTGCAACCGGCGACTATCGAAACCTACAACGATCACCGCATGGCGATGTGCTTTAGCTTGATTGCCCTGGGCGGTGTTCCGGTCAAGATTATGGATCCGGCCTGCATCAACAAGACGTACCCGAAGTATTTTGAGGACTTTTTGAAAATAGCGCGTTAG